The Paenibacillus sophorae genome has a segment encoding these proteins:
- a CDS encoding alpha/beta hydrolase — MKYRKLLAALLLSASVIVSGSVMAAKNGKPGPLIIQEQGSFAVGGTVISNPGTFDPIKRTPEGQTLHGDHASVSYQIPVNARKLPLVFLHGAGQSSRTWESTPDGREGFQNIFLRRGFGVYLIDQPRRGEAGRSTVPDTITATPDDQLWYGMFRIGNWPDFYPGVQFPRDPESLNQYFRQMTPNTGPYDAGVISDAVAALFNKVGPGILVTHSQGGGPGWLTAIKNQNVRAVVAYEPGSGFIFPEGEVPPPMPSSAGTLEASSIPLSDFMQLTKVPIVIYYGDNIPEKPSVNPAQDNWRVRLAMARLWADAVNRHGGDATVVHLPEIGIRGNTHFPFSDLNNVVIADLLSKFLKEKGLDLR, encoded by the coding sequence ATGAAGTATCGAAAACTATTAGCCGCACTCTTGCTCTCAGCCAGCGTTATTGTGTCAGGCAGTGTAATGGCTGCCAAAAACGGCAAGCCCGGACCGCTGATCATCCAGGAGCAAGGCAGTTTCGCAGTCGGCGGAACAGTAATCAGTAATCCAGGCACCTTCGATCCAATTAAAAGGACTCCTGAGGGACAGACGCTCCACGGTGATCATGCTTCTGTATCCTATCAGATCCCGGTGAACGCTCGCAAACTTCCTCTCGTGTTCTTGCATGGCGCCGGGCAGTCCTCGAGGACTTGGGAAAGCACGCCGGACGGACGCGAGGGCTTTCAAAACATTTTTCTGCGACGCGGCTTCGGGGTCTACTTAATCGACCAGCCACGCCGCGGCGAAGCAGGACGCAGCACTGTGCCAGACACAATTACGGCTACGCCTGACGATCAGCTATGGTACGGTATGTTCCGCATCGGCAATTGGCCTGACTTCTACCCAGGCGTGCAGTTTCCACGGGACCCGGAATCCTTGAACCAGTACTTTCGTCAGATGACGCCCAACACGGGCCCCTACGATGCCGGTGTGATCTCGGACGCAGTTGCCGCGCTGTTTAACAAAGTCGGGCCAGGAATTCTCGTCACTCACTCACAAGGTGGAGGCCCGGGCTGGCTCACGGCTATCAAGAACCAAAATGTCCGCGCCGTCGTTGCCTATGAACCTGGCAGTGGATTTATTTTCCCGGAAGGCGAGGTGCCTCCACCGATGCCTAGCTCCGCTGGCACGCTTGAGGCGTCCAGCATACCTCTGTCCGATTTTATGCAGCTCACAAAGGTTCCGATTGTCATCTATTACGGTGACAACATTCCGGAGAAACCTTCGGTAAACCCGGCTCAAGACAATTGGCGTGTACGTCTGGCGATGGCGAGGCTTTGGGCAGACGCTGTGAACCGCCATGGCGGTGACGCCACCGTCGTGCATTTACCCGAAATTGGTATTCGCGGCAATACGCACTTTCCGTTCTCCGATCTGAACAATGTCGTAATCGCAGACCTCCTTTCCAAATTTCTTAAGGAGAAGGGATTGGATTTGAGGTAG
- a CDS encoding SDR family oxidoreductase — protein MTQTNDQVWFITGANKGLGAAFAKEALGKGYKVVATARKTEGMEKILGDSPNLLTVSLDITNEEQVQSSVNAALDRFGRIDVLINNAGYSQLGFFEEMSEGLIRQQMETNVFGTMKLTRAVLPTMRKQGSGWIIVISSASGVRSVEGGSIYSASKFALEGWTEGLSVELKPFGIRCMLVEPGPFRTDFLNEQTSVKYSDIEIGDYKQRREAMRGSFVLADQKQPGDPAKLSKALMMALDASNPPLRLLAGKRTVETIDQYFQGRLSEYQDWREVSANTDFD, from the coding sequence ATGACACAGACCAATGATCAGGTATGGTTCATTACGGGAGCAAATAAGGGCCTGGGTGCAGCATTCGCCAAGGAAGCCTTGGGTAAAGGATACAAAGTCGTCGCCACGGCACGTAAAACGGAAGGGATGGAAAAAATTCTTGGCGACTCTCCGAACCTGTTGACTGTCAGCCTAGATATAACCAATGAGGAGCAGGTGCAGTCTTCGGTTAACGCCGCCCTGGATCGGTTCGGACGCATTGATGTACTGATAAACAACGCCGGATACAGTCAGCTCGGATTTTTTGAAGAAATGTCTGAAGGGCTGATCCGCCAGCAGATGGAAACCAATGTGTTCGGGACGATGAAGCTCACTCGAGCAGTGCTGCCTACCATGCGAAAGCAGGGTTCGGGCTGGATCATTGTCATCAGTTCCGCTTCGGGAGTCAGATCCGTTGAAGGCGGCTCCATATACAGCGCCTCCAAATTTGCCCTGGAAGGTTGGACCGAGGGGTTGAGCGTTGAACTTAAGCCGTTCGGTATCCGGTGTATGCTGGTTGAGCCGGGCCCGTTCCGTACCGATTTTCTCAATGAACAGACTTCCGTCAAGTATTCCGATATTGAAATCGGCGACTACAAACAGCGGCGTGAAGCGATGCGGGGCAGCTTTGTTTTGGCGGACCAAAAACAACCGGGTGATCCCGCAAAACTTTCCAAGGCGCTGATGATGGCGCTGGATGCTTCCAATCCGCCTTTGCGCCTGTTGGCCGGCAAGCGTACCGTAGAAACGATTGACCAGTATTTTCAGGGGCGGCTATCCGAGTATCAGGACTGGCGTGAAGTTTCTGCTAACACCGATTTTGATTAA
- a CDS encoding stalk domain-containing protein, which yields MHKKWKSCLAATIMLAAPLALGWNQTKASGSDLTEIVLRAGNQIVKVNGKEEVLEAAPGLIGNTTYVPLRFIGTQFGADVQWLQEEKSVIYQTSEVKIQLWTNPKRAIVNGKEITLETPLINKQGRTMVPLRFVSENLGVKVAFDQATKEVTLTSGEISSSSVYADGDYTATGKYGGLPSSITVTVTLDDDVITAVKVTPHATNPTSLDFQRSFADAVPAVVVGKRIDEVKVGRLAGSSGTPDGFNAAIGQIKEQARTGRTTSK from the coding sequence GTGCATAAAAAATGGAAATCGTGTCTTGCTGCAACGATTATGTTGGCTGCTCCATTAGCCCTCGGATGGAATCAGACCAAAGCATCTGGTTCAGACCTGACGGAGATTGTGCTGAGGGCAGGAAATCAGATCGTGAAAGTCAATGGTAAGGAAGAAGTGCTGGAAGCGGCGCCGGGATTGATAGGCAATACGACTTACGTTCCGCTCCGATTTATTGGGACTCAATTTGGAGCTGACGTTCAGTGGCTGCAGGAAGAGAAATCTGTCATCTACCAGACATCGGAAGTCAAAATCCAGTTGTGGACGAACCCAAAGCGGGCGATTGTGAACGGCAAGGAAATCACACTGGAGACGCCTCTCATTAACAAACAGGGCAGGACGATGGTGCCCTTGCGTTTTGTGAGCGAGAATCTGGGGGTGAAGGTCGCATTTGATCAGGCCACCAAGGAAGTGACGCTTACGAGCGGAGAAATAAGTAGCTCCTCCGTTTACGCAGACGGCGACTATACGGCGACCGGTAAATACGGAGGCCTCCCCTCATCCATAACCGTGACCGTTACTCTGGACGATGACGTCATTACCGCCGTCAAAGTCACTCCTCATGCAACGAACCCGACATCGCTCGACTTTCAGCGCAGCTTCGCCGACGCGGTCCCGGCTGTCGTCGTCGGGAAGCGCATCGACGAGGTGAAAGTAGGCCGCCTCGCAGGGTCCAGCGGTACCCCCGACGGGTTCAACGCTGCGATCGGGCAGATTAAGGAGCAGGCCCGTACAGGGCGGACAACCTCGAAGTGA
- a CDS encoding MFS transporter → MNNNLKIYMLTLVSFFVGTSQFAVVGMLDKVAASVGVSVSTAGQLITVFALANAIGTPVVIMATSKMDQRKQLLMALIIILLGIVATLALSGFGFLLVARIVLGVGTGIFVVTAYSIAAKLAPPGRQGGAMSNVSMGFSASLVFGVPLGRIVSAAYSWKLIFWGIGLFSLLAIFAVARMIPVMESEASVPLGKRLAFLKNPKIAATLVVTFLVFASYSVVDTYITPFLATVMPTMERNMSYILSAMGIASVIGSKLGGFLADRIGTVRTLIGSMIVQVLTFALLSVVSEPVNITIMLLILWEIAIWSFGPTQNFNLVSIAPEASGIVLSLNSSFVQLGFAAGAGIGGIVVGGVSIMATTWVGAVSVLLAVAVAVVSLGRARSLSSSRR, encoded by the coding sequence ATGAACAATAATTTGAAAATTTACATGCTGACCCTGGTCAGTTTCTTTGTTGGCACGTCACAATTCGCCGTTGTGGGCATGCTGGATAAAGTTGCTGCTTCCGTAGGCGTATCGGTATCGACCGCAGGGCAGCTTATTACCGTATTCGCGCTCGCTAATGCGATTGGCACGCCCGTTGTCATTATGGCGACGTCGAAGATGGATCAGCGCAAGCAGCTGCTTATGGCTCTCATCATTATATTACTCGGCATCGTCGCAACGCTCGCTCTGTCGGGCTTCGGCTTCCTGCTGGTTGCTCGTATCGTACTCGGGGTTGGAACGGGAATTTTCGTCGTCACGGCCTATTCCATAGCTGCGAAGCTGGCTCCTCCGGGACGTCAAGGCGGAGCGATGTCCAATGTCTCAATGGGCTTTAGCGCTTCCCTTGTCTTCGGCGTTCCCCTCGGCCGCATTGTCTCCGCGGCGTATAGTTGGAAGCTGATCTTCTGGGGGATCGGCCTCTTCAGCTTGCTGGCCATCTTCGCCGTCGCACGGATGATCCCGGTCATGGAAAGCGAAGCGTCCGTCCCTCTCGGCAAGCGGCTTGCCTTCTTAAAGAATCCGAAGATTGCGGCCACCCTTGTTGTAACGTTCTTGGTGTTTGCCAGTTATTCGGTAGTTGATACGTATATCACCCCCTTTCTGGCCACCGTTATGCCGACGATGGAACGGAACATGAGTTACATTCTTTCCGCTATGGGGATCGCAAGCGTGATCGGCTCCAAGTTAGGCGGCTTCTTGGCGGATCGAATCGGCACTGTCCGCACGCTCATCGGCTCCATGATCGTCCAAGTTCTCACCTTTGCGCTGCTTTCCGTCGTTTCTGAACCGGTGAACATCACTATCATGTTGTTAATACTCTGGGAGATCGCTATCTGGTCGTTCGGGCCGACCCAGAACTTCAACCTGGTCTCGATTGCTCCGGAAGCCTCCGGTATCGTGCTAAGTCTGAACAGTTCCTTCGTGCAGCTCGGCTTTGCAGCGGGTGCCGGCATAGGAGGAATCGTCGTGGGAGGCGTGTCCATAATGGCGACCACTTGGGTCGGTGCAGTCTCGGTATTGTTGGCGGTCGCCGTCGCGGTCGTCTCCTTAGGCCGTGCCCGTTCGTTATCGAGCTCCCGGCGATGA
- a CDS encoding aldo/keto reductase: MNYFILNNGMKIPVLGFGVWNLKDTEQCKSILNSAIQAGYRLIDTASAYLNETAVGEAIKESGVKRYELFVTSKLWVQDTGYEKTKEAFERTLQRLGLDYLDMYLIHWPYGDIAGSWKAMEELYHEGKIKAIGVSNFSIGEMQNLLEIASVKPVVNQVECHPLFQQKELRAFLKENEIYLDAWFPLGSGNKDLLEHPQLKPIADKYGKENAQIILRWHMQEGAIALPKSTKPERIASNFAIWDFELTEQEMNVIRSIDTNKRLSNNPEDEEVKKKITSWVLDI; encoded by the coding sequence ATGAACTATTTTATTTTAAACAATGGTATGAAAATCCCGGTACTCGGATTTGGTGTATGGAATCTTAAGGATACTGAACAATGCAAAAGTATCTTGAATTCAGCAATACAAGCGGGATATCGTTTGATTGATACCGCATCAGCATATTTGAACGAGACGGCAGTTGGTGAGGCCATAAAGGAATCAGGCGTTAAAAGATATGAATTATTTGTTACGTCCAAGCTTTGGGTTCAGGATACTGGATATGAGAAAACAAAAGAAGCGTTTGAACGAACACTACAGCGTTTAGGGCTGGATTATCTTGATATGTATCTTATTCACTGGCCTTATGGCGACATTGCCGGAAGCTGGAAAGCGATGGAGGAACTTTATCACGAAGGAAAAATTAAAGCCATCGGTGTTAGTAATTTTTCAATTGGAGAAATGCAGAACCTTCTTGAAATCGCTAGCGTAAAGCCGGTAGTCAATCAGGTGGAATGCCATCCATTATTTCAGCAAAAAGAACTTCGTGCCTTCCTGAAGGAGAACGAAATCTATCTTGACGCGTGGTTTCCGCTTGGAAGCGGGAATAAGGATTTGCTTGAACACCCGCAGCTAAAACCAATCGCTGACAAGTACGGCAAAGAAAATGCACAGATCATCCTGAGATGGCACATGCAGGAAGGTGCGATTGCTCTACCAAAGTCAACTAAACCGGAACGCATTGCAAGCAATTTTGCCATTTGGGATTTTGAACTGACGGAACAGGAAATGAACGTCATCCGCAGTATCGACACAAACAAGAGGCTTTCCAATAACCCTGAAGATGAAGAAGTCAAAAAGAAAATCACAAGCTGGGTATTGGACATATGA
- a CDS encoding FAD:protein FMN transferase: MNTNDYKANSAEDGTDRFVFTFKAIGTGWEIETREPLSRRLQQRILKRIEQFDSTYSRFRQDSLVSRVAAAPDGGCFDFPDDSVALFDLYDRLYTATGGAVDPLVGRDLEHLGYDRTYSLTPVSDLVRAQANAGGKASWTKDVIRDGTSLITRRPLVIDVGAAGKGYLVDIVSEILHEAGFTEFVVDGSGDLRHSGESSIQVGLEHPFDPSLVIGVVNLNNQALCASAVNRRAWGDGLHHVLDARTGVPVSDVVATWVVADEAATADGLATALFFTRGDHLAEVFRFSYVRMYADGRAEISQNFDGELFT; encoded by the coding sequence ATGAACACCAATGACTATAAGGCCAACTCTGCGGAGGACGGCACCGACCGGTTCGTGTTCACGTTCAAGGCCATTGGAACTGGGTGGGAGATCGAGACCCGCGAGCCGCTCAGCCGCCGGTTGCAGCAGCGCATTCTGAAGCGGATCGAACAATTCGACTCGACGTATTCGCGGTTCCGCCAGGACTCTCTCGTATCTCGGGTCGCCGCCGCCCCTGACGGAGGCTGCTTCGACTTCCCGGACGACTCGGTTGCCCTCTTCGATCTTTATGATCGGCTCTACACGGCTACCGGGGGTGCCGTGGACCCGCTCGTTGGCCGTGACCTCGAACATCTCGGCTACGATCGGACGTACTCACTTACACCCGTGTCCGACCTTGTCCGAGCTCAGGCGAACGCCGGGGGGAAGGCGTCCTGGACGAAGGACGTCATACGGGACGGCACATCGCTTATCACGCGGCGTCCACTCGTGATTGACGTCGGAGCGGCGGGGAAAGGCTACCTCGTGGACATTGTCTCTGAGATTCTTCACGAGGCCGGATTCACCGAGTTCGTTGTCGACGGCAGCGGAGACCTCCGCCATTCGGGTGAATCCAGCATCCAGGTCGGGCTTGAGCACCCGTTCGATCCGAGTCTGGTGATCGGCGTGGTCAACCTGAACAATCAAGCCCTGTGCGCATCTGCAGTCAACAGACGCGCCTGGGGCGACGGGCTGCACCATGTGCTCGACGCCCGGACGGGCGTCCCGGTGAGCGATGTTGTCGCGACTTGGGTTGTTGCGGACGAAGCCGCGACCGCCGATGGACTGGCGACGGCTCTCTTCTTCACAAGGGGGGACCATCTGGCGGAGGTCTTCCGATTCTCGTACGTGCGGATGTATGCCGATGGCCGCGCTGAGATCTCGCAGAACTTCGACGGCGAGCTCTTTACGTGA
- a CDS encoding S8 family peptidase, protein MRITLLLIVMCLITIAFPQEKTFVLTSDYNGSQLKMLGTNYLIIPIKSKKIKKIKIGIIDVGITKHPNLNIINLSNSWSEEIGHGSIVSAIIGAKPTKANKYKGLIPGIQMYSYNLEENFTAEKLINGIKAMLKKDVDVISLSVSTKKYNQELKDTIEYAISQNIVFVASAGNSGLEQELYPASYKIPGIISVGSLDNHYNISSYSTFNKNIDLFFPGEDILSIGEGENQISSYSGSSVAVPFITSIVALTKAMYPNLPSSEITKYLYEHTETYMAHWKNTDRLVRILELDQLFKE, encoded by the coding sequence ATGAGAATTACTTTATTATTAATCGTGATGTGTTTAATTACTATAGCATTCCCACAAGAAAAGACGTTTGTATTAACGAGCGACTATAACGGGTCACAACTTAAAATGCTCGGGACCAATTATTTAATTATACCGATAAAATCAAAAAAAATAAAAAAAATTAAGATAGGAATTATTGATGTTGGGATTACGAAACATCCAAACCTTAATATAATTAATTTATCCAACTCATGGAGTGAAGAAATTGGGCATGGTTCAATTGTCTCTGCAATAATTGGTGCTAAACCGACGAAGGCAAACAAATATAAAGGATTAATTCCCGGTATACAAATGTATTCGTACAACCTTGAGGAAAATTTTACCGCGGAAAAATTAATCAATGGCATAAAAGCAATGCTTAAAAAAGATGTCGATGTTATTAGTTTATCGGTAAGCACAAAAAAGTATAATCAAGAATTAAAAGATACTATAGAGTATGCCATCTCCCAAAATATTGTATTTGTTGCTTCAGCTGGAAACTCGGGGTTAGAGCAAGAATTATATCCGGCTTCATACAAAATTCCTGGAATAATCTCAGTTGGTTCATTAGATAATCATTATAATATATCGAGTTATTCGACCTTTAATAAAAATATTGACTTGTTCTTCCCTGGAGAAGATATTCTATCTATAGGAGAAGGTGAAAATCAAATTAGTTCTTACTCAGGATCGTCTGTTGCGGTTCCTTTTATAACATCTATCGTTGCCTTAACTAAGGCTATGTATCCAAATTTACCAAGCTCTGAGATAACTAAATATCTTTATGAACATACAGAAACATACATGGCGCATTGGAAAAATACCGATAGGCTTGTTCGCATCTTAGAATTAGATCAACTGTTTAAGGAGTAA
- a CDS encoding contractile injection system protein, VgrG/Pvc8 family: MIIENDSVFLELLYADENGKSKRLFHGTILKLHVKVEHNVYWLEAEAISHTHAMDLKPETWSYQNHSMPIVDLMQKISGYYPKVQIFNTFDEDKQMGAYTLQYQETDWQFLKRLASRYHAVLVPVSTEDSVRVYLGIPDHRDAGELEATHYRMYKDMLAYKKEAAAGKSGLSEQDYICHEVMLHDQVLELGDKVTFKGQQLHVFEVRTEMKQGLLTHHYTLGLKRATEKVIQL, from the coding sequence GTGATTATTGAAAATGATTCGGTTTTCTTGGAGCTTCTGTATGCCGATGAAAATGGAAAGAGCAAGCGGTTGTTTCATGGCACAATCCTCAAGCTCCATGTCAAGGTGGAGCACAACGTATACTGGCTGGAAGCGGAGGCCATATCCCATACGCATGCGATGGACCTCAAGCCGGAGACGTGGTCTTACCAGAATCATTCGATGCCTATCGTCGATTTAATGCAGAAGATCAGTGGTTACTACCCGAAAGTGCAAATCTTTAATACGTTTGATGAAGATAAACAGATGGGTGCTTATACGCTGCAATATCAGGAGACGGACTGGCAGTTTCTAAAGAGGCTAGCTTCCCGTTATCATGCGGTACTAGTTCCTGTATCAACGGAAGACAGCGTACGCGTGTACTTGGGCATTCCGGATCACCGGGACGCAGGCGAGCTCGAAGCTACACACTACCGGATGTATAAGGATATGCTGGCCTACAAGAAAGAGGCGGCTGCCGGAAAGAGCGGGCTTAGTGAACAGGATTATATTTGTCACGAAGTGATGCTGCACGATCAGGTGCTTGAACTTGGAGACAAGGTAACCTTCAAGGGCCAGCAGCTTCATGTTTTCGAGGTGCGGACTGAAATGAAGCAGGGTCTGCTCACTCATCATTATACCCTCGGTTTGAAAAGGGCCACTGAAAAAGTCATCCAGTTATAG
- a CDS encoding aldo/keto reductase produces MQKRKLGKSGLEVSAIGLGCMGMSFGLGPAADKQEMISVIRDAVERGVTFFDTAEVYGPYTNEELVGEALLPFRNQVVIATKFGFNFQDGKQTGMNSRPEHIKKVAEESLKRLKIDAIDLYYQHRVDPDVPIEEVAGAVQDLIQEGKVKHWGLSEAGVKTIRRAHTVQPLTAVQSEYSLWWRRPEEELLPTLEELGIGFVPFSPLGKGYLTGSLNTSTAFESSDIRSILPRFTPEALEANQVLVDLLKEVAKQKNATPAQIALAWLLAQKPWIVPIPGTRKLNRLEENLGAANIELTPEDLRDIHSAASKITLVGARYTEELEKRTGL; encoded by the coding sequence ATGCAAAAGCGCAAGTTAGGAAAAAGTGGCCTGGAAGTCTCCGCCATCGGGCTTGGCTGCATGGGGATGAGCTTCGGTTTGGGTCCGGCTGCGGACAAGCAGGAAATGATTTCGGTCATTCGAGATGCCGTTGAACGCGGCGTCACTTTCTTTGATACCGCCGAAGTCTACGGCCCTTACACAAACGAAGAACTCGTAGGAGAAGCCCTCCTTCCCTTTCGGAATCAAGTAGTGATTGCTACGAAGTTCGGCTTTAATTTTCAAGATGGAAAACAGACTGGGATGAACAGCCGGCCTGAGCATATTAAGAAAGTTGCCGAGGAATCGCTTAAACGACTAAAAATCGACGCCATTGACCTGTACTACCAGCATCGGGTTGATCCGGATGTACCCATCGAGGAAGTAGCCGGAGCAGTGCAAGATCTAATTCAGGAAGGCAAGGTTAAGCATTGGGGGCTTTCTGAAGCAGGGGTGAAGACGATTCGCCGTGCGCACACAGTCCAGCCGCTAACCGCCGTCCAGAGCGAATACTCCCTATGGTGGAGACGTCCCGAAGAGGAGCTACTGCCTACCCTGGAGGAGCTCGGCATCGGCTTTGTTCCGTTCAGTCCTTTGGGCAAGGGATACCTGACGGGAAGCTTAAATACAAGTACAGCATTTGAGAGCAGCGATATACGCAGCATTCTTCCCCGGTTTACACCGGAGGCTCTTGAAGCAAATCAGGTGTTGGTGGATTTACTTAAAGAGGTAGCGAAACAGAAGAATGCGACTCCTGCTCAAATTGCACTCGCTTGGCTGCTTGCTCAGAAACCTTGGATTGTTCCGATCCCGGGTACGCGGAAGTTGAATCGTCTGGAAGAAAACTTAGGAGCGGCTAACATTGAACTGACGCCTGAAGACTTGCGTGATATCCATTCCGCAGCCTCGAAGATTACTTTGGTGGGTGCGCGGTATACGGAGGAACTGGAAAAACGGACCGGACTCTGA
- a CDS encoding sugar efflux transporter — protein MLLVGIGISITMPYLSLYCTEVYGMSAGAFGVFMAVSSLSGVVVNSLIAKRSDSGLDRKWIIISAMLSSALGYASYLVFHNYFILLIAVSLFNGLGAAAMPQIYAYAQESANASGSGDKTFAMSALRSLLSLGFLVGPLGGTLILAAAGYKGLFLGTSAIYLTIASLIFLFLQKRKAVQSNIRKRTRTGTSWLKNRQIRQPLIAFIFLFAVNFINGTITPLFIVNELHGTPTDVGLVVSVCAGLEIPIMLVLGALGRKISNHALMINGCFIGVIYYIILSVSTHSWQLIAAQLLQATFVAIVMGNGLSYFTDLLPNSPGLATTIYSNGSTIGRLVGNLGGGIIAQFAGFRHVYWVCLAIVMFSFLILWRTRPHEETV, from the coding sequence ATGCTGCTGGTAGGTATCGGAATTTCAATTACAATGCCGTATTTATCCCTGTATTGTACAGAAGTCTATGGAATGAGTGCGGGAGCCTTCGGTGTTTTCATGGCGGTGAGTTCATTAAGCGGCGTGGTGGTGAACTCGCTCATTGCTAAACGTTCGGACAGTGGGCTGGACCGAAAATGGATTATTATTTCAGCCATGCTTTCATCTGCTTTGGGGTATGCTTCCTATTTAGTGTTTCATAACTACTTTATTCTACTGATTGCCGTCAGTCTATTTAATGGATTAGGGGCTGCTGCCATGCCGCAAATCTACGCCTACGCACAGGAATCGGCAAATGCAAGCGGGTCCGGTGACAAGACTTTTGCGATGTCTGCATTACGTTCTCTTTTATCTCTCGGGTTCCTGGTAGGACCATTAGGCGGGACATTAATTTTGGCAGCCGCCGGGTACAAGGGACTCTTTCTGGGGACATCTGCTATTTATCTTACTATTGCATCTCTTATATTCCTGTTTCTGCAAAAACGAAAAGCGGTTCAAAGCAATATCAGGAAGAGAACAAGAACAGGTACCTCTTGGCTCAAAAACAGGCAGATCAGGCAGCCGCTTATCGCCTTTATTTTTCTGTTTGCGGTCAATTTCATTAACGGGACGATCACGCCGTTGTTTATTGTAAATGAGCTTCATGGCACGCCTACGGATGTCGGATTGGTGGTTAGTGTCTGTGCTGGTTTGGAAATTCCCATTATGCTTGTGCTGGGTGCTCTGGGCAGAAAGATATCGAACCATGCCCTGATGATTAACGGCTGCTTTATCGGTGTTATCTATTACATCATCTTAAGTGTATCGACCCATTCCTGGCAGCTAATCGCAGCGCAGCTTCTGCAGGCAACGTTTGTGGCTATTGTCATGGGCAATGGACTAAGCTATTTCACGGATCTGCTGCCCAATTCACCGGGGCTGGCCACAACCATCTATTCCAACGGGTCCACCATTGGAAGGTTAGTGGGAAATCTGGGCGGCGGTATCATTGCCCAGTTTGCAGGGTTTCGTCATGTTTATTGGGTGTGTCTGGCCATTGTGATGTTCTCGTTCTTGATCTTATGGAGAACAAGACCCCATGAGGAGACGGTATAA